From the Mahella australiensis 50-1 BON genome, the window CCCAATAATATATTGAATCCCGGCAAGATATTCGATATGGAGTAGGGCTATTAAAAAAGGGGCTTTAACAGCCTCTTTTTTATGCAACTTCGATTCGTGCTATGGCAAATTCAGCACATGCAATGATATAAAGCCTACACACGCTACTGGCTTGACATATATACCTCGCTACGGCTGTGAAGCTGGACCACTACGCAATCAAAGATTGCTGTGGTCCTACGCTTCAAAAGCCCGCTCAGTATATATGTCAAGCCTTATGCCACGTAATGATTGCGTACTTACAACTCGTTTCGCTTGAGCAAGCTAACGCCGGCAATTCGCGTCCATGCTCAGTGCCGGCTGGTCGGGCGTCCATGCCCGACCTACGCTTGCTCTGCGCTGCACTCGTTGAGTACGCCTACGCAATATTTCAAGGCGTTCTCCGGCTTTATATCATTTGCATCGCTTTATATCACCCGTTTCAGTTAGATATTACGAATCACAGTTATGCAAAAATTTTATAGCATGTTGGCCGTATGTTTGGTATAATATCGTTGGCTTGAACGATTCCTTTATAAATGAAAAAGAGGTGGGTATATGTTGTAATTATAATAAGCTCCGTAATTGTATCATCTTATAGCGTATTTTAAACAATGGAGGAAGATGGGAAGTACATGCTATGCAAATGATAATATCTCTGATAGGAGGATTGGGCCTTTTTCTTTATGGCATGAAGATGCTTGGGGAAGGTCTGGAAAAGGCTGCTGGTAATCGCCTTAAACGGCTTATCGAAGTACTGACCACCAATCGCTTTATGGGTGTATTGATAGGAACCGCAGTTAGTGCCATAATACAGAGCAGCAGCGCTACTACTGTTATGGTAGTGGGGTTTGTAAATGCAGGGCTAATGACCCTTATGCAGGCGACGGGTGTTATAATGGGAGCCAATATAGGCACCACGGTTACAGCTCAGCTTATAGCTTTTAAGTTGACCGCTATAGCTCCTATAGCCATAGCAATAGGAGTGGGATTTATATTCTTTGCTCCTAAAAAGTCATTAAAACATTTGGGAGAGATAATAGCGGGCTTTGGCATATTGTTTATAGGGATGGATATTATGAGCGAGTCAATGTCACCGCTCAGATCAAATGAACAATTTATAAGCTTTCTGCTCAATTTTAAAAATCCGTTATATGGTATAACCGCCGGTGCTATTTTTACAGGTATAATACAGAGCAGTAGCGCATCTATAGGTATATTGCAGGCTATGGCGTTCCAGGGCATAGTGGGTCTGGATGTAGCCTTGCCCATACTATTCGGTATGAATATAGGTACATGTATTACAGCTTTGTTGGCTAGCATAGGTACATCGGTTACTGCTAAACGCGCGGCTATAGTTCATCTAACTTTTAATATAATAGGCACTATTGCGTTTTTACTTATAATACAATTTATACCGTTTACTGAATTGATTCAATCGCTATCGCCTGGCAATGTGGCCCGACAAATAGCCAATGCTCATACTATCTTTAATATCGTCAATACGATTTTACTTTTTCCGTTTGCTGAACAGTTGGTGAATATAGCTTCACGGGTGATACCCAGCAAACCAGAATATATATCGGAAAAACGATTTGAGTATCTTGATCAGCGCATATTGGAGACACCTGCTGTGGCCGTAGTACAAATAATGAAAGAGGTAGGCAGGATGGCTGACCTGGCCATAAGAAATATTGAACTTTCTATGAGCATATTCTTTGATTTTGATGAGCAAGAGCAAAAGCTTATATATGAGAATGAGGAACTGATAAACTTTCTCAATCATGGGATAACGGAATACCTTGTGAATTTATCTAATATATCGCTTAACGAGGAGCAAGCGGGAGAAATATCCGGGCTATTTCATACAGTAAATGATTTGGAAAGAGTGGGAGATCATGCGGAAAACCTCGCCGAACTGGCTGAATATAAGGAGGAAAACAGATTAGAATTTTCCAATATGGCCATATCGGAATTGGAAGGGTTATATGATAAAGTGCTTGGAATATTAAAAGATTCTGTATATGCATTAAAAAATGATGATATGGTTATGGCTGCAAGTATAGAACAAAGGGAGGAAGAAGTGGATGATATGGTTAAGAATTTCAGAGAGGCGCATATAGAGAGATTGAATAAGGGACAATGTCAGCCATCATCTGCGGTAATTTACCTCGACATGCTTAATAATTTGGAGCGTATATCCGATCATGCCGTTAATATAGCGTTTTCTGTGCTCGAGCATAGTGGAAAATATAACAAATTAACAATTATAGCTGGACAGGAGGATTAATATATGAATGAAAAGTACATAGCTGGTATAGACTTGGGAGGTACCACTATACAAACGGTATTGACCGATGAAAACTATAATATTGTAACAAAATATAAGAGCGATACTTTGGCTAAAGAAGGACCGGATGCTGTCATAGAACGTATGATGGATGCCATAGACCATGTGTTGGAAGAATCCAAGCTGAGTAAGGAAGACCTATTGGGTATAGGTCTGGGTATACCGGGTCTTATGGATATAGAAAAAGGAATATCATTATTTGCCGGCAATCTCAGCTGGGAGAATATACAGGTAGTGCAACCTTTTAAAGACAGATTCAATGTGCCTGTATATATGGACAATGATGTAAGAGTAAATGCGCTTGGTGAATGGTATTTTGGAGCTGGGCGTGGCGTAAAGAACATGGTATTGATTACCCTTGGAACCGGTGTGGGAGCAGGTATAATAATAGATGGCAAAATGCTACGCGGTCCACAGTCAGCAGCAGGCGAGGTAGGTCATATGATCATAGTAGAGGATGGCCCTGCCTGTACATGTGGTAGCCGTGGGTGTCTGGAGGTATTTGCGTCGGCTACCGGGATGATGCGGCGCTGCAAAGAGTTGATGTTGGAGAATCGCGATAGCCTATTGTGGCAGATGTGTGACGGTGATATAGATAAAGTGAGAACACATATGATAGATAAAGCCCATGACCAAGGCGACAAAGTAGGGCGACAGGTAATGGCCGAAACAGCCTATTATCTTGGTATAGGACTGACCAATGTAGTGAATATATTCAATCCTGAGTTGGTGGTCATAGGAGGAGGAGTTTCCAAAGCTGGCGAACGATTGCTAGGACCCGCCAGAGACTTTGTGAATAAGCGGGCAATGGTGGTACAGCGGCAGCATTACAAGCTTGTGGCGGCGCAGATGCTGGATGAAGCAGGCATGTTGGGTGCATGTACATTGGCGAAAGAAAATTTACCATAATTTATCAAGAATTAAAAGCCTCTTTTCAGCCAAACTATAGTTGAAAAGAGGCTTTTACTTTTAATTTAAAGGTGTGATATATGAAAAAGAGTAAGGATATTATCGGAGCGCAGGCTTATGATGCACATAGCGGTGGTAGGATCGGTGTTATATCAGC encodes:
- a CDS encoding Na/Pi cotransporter family protein, producing MQMIISLIGGLGLFLYGMKMLGEGLEKAAGNRLKRLIEVLTTNRFMGVLIGTAVSAIIQSSSATTVMVVGFVNAGLMTLMQATGVIMGANIGTTVTAQLIAFKLTAIAPIAIAIGVGFIFFAPKKSLKHLGEIIAGFGILFIGMDIMSESMSPLRSNEQFISFLLNFKNPLYGITAGAIFTGIIQSSSASIGILQAMAFQGIVGLDVALPILFGMNIGTCITALLASIGTSVTAKRAAIVHLTFNIIGTIAFLLIIQFIPFTELIQSLSPGNVARQIANAHTIFNIVNTILLFPFAEQLVNIASRVIPSKPEYISEKRFEYLDQRILETPAVAVVQIMKEVGRMADLAIRNIELSMSIFFDFDEQEQKLIYENEELINFLNHGITEYLVNLSNISLNEEQAGEISGLFHTVNDLERVGDHAENLAELAEYKEENRLEFSNMAISELEGLYDKVLGILKDSVYALKNDDMVMAASIEQREEEVDDMVKNFREAHIERLNKGQCQPSSAVIYLDMLNNLERISDHAVNIAFSVLEHSGKYNKLTIIAGQED
- a CDS encoding ROK family protein; this translates as MNEKYIAGIDLGGTTIQTVLTDENYNIVTKYKSDTLAKEGPDAVIERMMDAIDHVLEESKLSKEDLLGIGLGIPGLMDIEKGISLFAGNLSWENIQVVQPFKDRFNVPVYMDNDVRVNALGEWYFGAGRGVKNMVLITLGTGVGAGIIIDGKMLRGPQSAAGEVGHMIIVEDGPACTCGSRGCLEVFASATGMMRRCKELMLENRDSLLWQMCDGDIDKVRTHMIDKAHDQGDKVGRQVMAETAYYLGIGLTNVVNIFNPELVVIGGGVSKAGERLLGPARDFVNKRAMVVQRQHYKLVAAQMLDEAGMLGACTLAKENLP